A section of the Leptospira kobayashii genome encodes:
- a CDS encoding cyclic nucleotide-binding domain-containing protein yields MNILEYMQNISTQTYARGEIIFREGDRHDGNMYCIMQGMFAVTKKNPDGLQEIIKGLGPGEFFGELALITRNPRSMSVSVVSANAKLGILREDQFEKLAKINTHFLFHLLRSSVEKLHRAETRLGELEKIIEEMKSEET; encoded by the coding sequence ATGAATATACTAGAATATATGCAAAATATTTCCACGCAGACTTATGCACGCGGGGAAATTATTTTTAGGGAAGGCGACCGCCATGACGGAAATATGTATTGCATCATGCAGGGAATGTTTGCCGTTACAAAAAAAAATCCTGACGGCCTGCAGGAAATCATCAAAGGACTCGGACCGGGCGAGTTTTTCGGAGAATTGGCACTCATCACTAGAAACCCGAGATCCATGAGTGTGAGTGTAGTTTCCGCCAATGCCAAACTCGGGATCTTAAGAGAAGACCAGTTTGAAAAATTAGCAAAGATCAATACTCATTTTCTTTTTCATCTGCTCCGTAGCTCGGTGGAAAAACTGCACCGTGCCGAGACTAGACTTGGTGAATTGGAAAAGATAATAGAAGAAATGAAATCGGAGGAAACATGA
- a CDS encoding PilZ domain-containing protein has product MMALRLFHYPLPILFVALIFFTIPFLNFFATAALYDLSQRWDHVFDRIQPLQYFLSALSLVIAYGLIAKKKFGYYLFLLFSIVLASYNLWMVAWVSLGKKLFLAGIRLQTPDIIWNAVFTAVILGAIFYFLRKEISAPYLSGLQRGWRGGYRETHPVPFHWTNVDGEREGDGYTINVSGSGALIPLPQHHFLKEGDPINLHLKLENEKREIIPISVKGTIVRLDREADGTDLAGITYEFQVAQKEEKEEFLKFLTRVFAPRYPVSNKIEAGKNLPGESTGELVNISTEGLYIKSDTVYEMGELISVKILTRSGPIFLKGIVRWSNPNARYGKPVGYGLQIESAENMNHFRIWVWKQRFRIFHGR; this is encoded by the coding sequence ATGATGGCACTTCGATTATTCCACTATCCGCTTCCCATACTATTCGTTGCCCTTATCTTTTTTACGATCCCGTTTCTTAATTTTTTTGCAACTGCCGCCTTATACGACTTAAGCCAAAGATGGGATCATGTTTTCGATCGGATTCAACCTCTGCAGTATTTTCTATCCGCACTGAGTCTTGTGATTGCCTACGGATTGATTGCCAAAAAGAAATTCGGCTATTACCTGTTTCTCTTATTTTCCATTGTTCTCGCTTCTTACAATCTCTGGATGGTAGCTTGGGTCAGCCTTGGCAAAAAACTTTTCCTTGCAGGCATACGGTTACAAACCCCGGACATCATTTGGAACGCAGTCTTCACAGCAGTGATATTAGGTGCTATTTTCTATTTTTTAAGAAAAGAAATATCAGCGCCTTACTTAAGCGGATTACAAAGAGGTTGGAGAGGAGGATACAGAGAGACACACCCCGTTCCTTTTCACTGGACCAATGTTGACGGAGAAAGGGAAGGAGACGGATATACGATCAATGTCTCCGGATCAGGAGCACTCATTCCTTTGCCACAACATCATTTTTTAAAAGAGGGCGATCCTATCAATCTTCATCTCAAACTGGAGAATGAAAAAAGAGAAATCATTCCTATCTCCGTAAAGGGAACGATTGTTAGGTTGGACCGCGAAGCCGACGGCACGGATCTCGCCGGCATCACTTACGAATTTCAAGTTGCTCAAAAAGAAGAAAAAGAAGAGTTTTTAAAATTCCTCACAAGAGTATTTGCACCCAGATACCCTGTTTCCAATAAGATAGAAGCGGGTAAAAACCTTCCCGGAGAATCCACAGGTGAGCTTGTCAATATCTCCACGGAAGGACTTTATATCAAATCGGATACGGTTTATGAAATGGGAGAGCTTATCTCCGTAAAGATACTCACTCGTTCCGGTCCGATTTTTTTAAAAGGGATTGTCCGATGGTCAAACCCTAATGCTCGTTATGGAAAGCCGGTTGGTTACGGTTTACAAATCGAATCCGCCGAAAATATGAATCATTTCCGCATCTGGGTTTGGAAACAAAGATTCAGAATCTTTCACGGACGTTAG
- a CDS encoding TIGR04388 family protein: MLTEQKTESEFSTFTRTQAGLGLFSFVFSLFFAGAVFSQEVVPQLQMDEYNANLMNQVYGQSYFLNSLNSWTDQVTYYKGLLRASWESAADNAIYNYVSSITTSDTYNTVDAYKDYVQKELDSQKMVALNSWDDKANLDFLANKNQFVARLTTNQFDQAYIERVGGQQQYQQVLTENQRVNQLQNNIANAANNWNVNFNQSYQSGLNDFANTLGNIQDQYNSFLTNLDESEATFQNNLTAIDSYKTVVKNAISGIVSQFQGMLDQSCNQASPCLYRQANNGGLNAAGQTMTALVTSLNTVLNDTSLNPTNILTTISAQINNFLSSQTNSAYLTYADYTTRIDTFQNTWPPTAYGIGADWNYIIQVNNGSRSFNNVPANQRAVWEKDTAGLFSGVGDSTFKGILNAIHSGNNGALAGYITANLQSGQSLTNILATNIYTDWNNAKNSDGFAWTGTKNTQMNLRANNGDPWHWGADRATLVPFPWAWTDWFQMGSIGYEVVYEMHDGQAATQAAYWNGNYGSLNGQLNQYLNQITPAIRNWESQVASYNSFHEQWKVSADALKAQAKTDYENALVDLEAKKSAWVQKMEAERRDSILEWNNLSEKAAQAQSTAELQNVNKQLSSTYNASISGLNISTNASEVMNSYNGSINDLSSREFTFVEPTPIESPVLNNGLINPKDALSALSISALGNKIVSQDMVFGLSGALGVNSIQKDAFVYSSLSSDVAGAVGGLLGSGSTGSSGGQKFSIMNAASEKTVDTSLTINGKDVSEIFGKTTNGVYQYSQLLSINESNSFTAKQEQAKLVNQMAYTIDWSTRAGAKLDDNGNLSLNAGGIGNISNDQVLAILKKQSEYSYKGEKMEGYCVLGAADYTSCQEREKRLSDAQTADFNAKFAGEIALLKSQGYEFQGGMIVKSLSRDEKIRTGQTDADMKLTDAEKQQTGSCYIDPAQCAGLIKQEFTITYDNVGGVTLSKIISDGKIAGKGDKGYYSGTQNETRYISLSTVNPVTAPKGKDLFDEWGEEDWNDVEDQKTAVMNDFFTNGLGHDSKMLTQATTQIRNTESTNEKKFQEAKTAQEAADSLLKDLLIAYISGGMAGVKASIKGKIEDQINSGLAAAFIRATGGSDDQIAMATQLVSFMRGKMQERKIKSNMAKNNLTNVAMGGLAIMTGGASLLLGSAMGAMGSFAAGVGSMFGSATAVLGATFGSSIAGLTAGVTTAAYRAVAGDKAADALVNKISGPKDQLAAIKANENAIIKTAATGAIANATGLPKDLVGQLLTDYQGAQAAKKVRKAVNSNPLGNIGSQVVGAVGGIIKTAIVATGVPERDIQRALSDGNRIMFAGVTDAGMEAQSLAYMNQAMGMSAPGMKYTSNIPTLKNKEGLVEELGQRIVVDEIVKATGMDKDVADAAFRKQYGAIKQKKADKKAQSSAIRSTVVTAVTTAVTLGAAAAVTGPLAAVNSALSSIGSFVGASANAAVQVGAAVVKGAIQAIDGARNGIQGVLAGVANGAIGVLTAGVSPGVPMGTTFEPGAFLSTAASALQKTGVGLGISYDRQAGWGGAVGIGNGSANASITFSQHGGSQINVGVQGATINYNTANGTYGAGYTYNAGNGFSVGAAWNSATGASATAGLNVNGYGVSITADSHGTSSTASVGGIAQGTNGPDGFHAAEIDWVEQNLDQARNNNDVELARRVKVGEDKYLAEKYKLSPEEIDKLSPDARDALIKAAAVVSGPQGNEAWGTSRLSGLDQFVGGFTDGIANVANFYNGDAASSDAVYVSPDGTVHPRTCFTAGTLIHTKDGLKAIEEIKVGDEVLSWKEVSQEISYKRVTELFTHDVELIYEIEIDKKEKLQTTWNHPFWIVEKQAWVETKDLEIGNTVLLSNGNKSSITNVTYNSVDSTAVYNFEVEENHTYYVGKKGVLVHNYLESVWDAASLGMGVVALADAINRGDNVDIAIAGTFIVIDGVALALPVIPGGAGAWLAAIKGGQVGVKAGKVILKNSDEVVEAGVKLKGANNPKVKAALEKGKKAHAEMEYPPGFKKEVVLPSGKRMDAYNKASKEVIELKPNNPRAIKKGEKQLKEYCNECDRVYGPGHKGTINTYE, translated from the coding sequence ATGCTGACAGAACAAAAAACCGAATCAGAATTTAGTACATTCACTAGGACTCAAGCGGGATTAGGACTCTTTTCCTTTGTCTTCTCTTTGTTTTTTGCAGGAGCTGTTTTCTCCCAAGAAGTAGTCCCCCAACTGCAAATGGATGAATACAACGCGAACCTGATGAACCAGGTTTACGGGCAGTCTTATTTTTTAAACTCCCTGAACAGTTGGACGGATCAGGTAACGTATTACAAAGGTTTGCTTCGGGCTTCCTGGGAATCGGCTGCGGACAACGCGATTTATAACTATGTCTCAAGCATAACAACAAGCGATACCTACAACACGGTAGACGCTTACAAAGACTATGTCCAAAAGGAACTGGATTCCCAAAAGATGGTGGCGCTCAACAGCTGGGATGACAAAGCGAATTTGGATTTTCTTGCAAACAAAAACCAATTTGTCGCCAGACTCACAACGAATCAATTCGATCAGGCCTATATTGAAAGAGTAGGAGGTCAGCAACAGTACCAGCAGGTCCTGACGGAAAACCAACGAGTCAACCAATTACAAAACAACATCGCCAATGCCGCGAACAATTGGAACGTAAACTTCAATCAGAGTTACCAATCGGGATTGAATGATTTTGCAAACACACTTGGAAATATCCAGGATCAGTACAATAGTTTTCTTACGAATCTGGACGAATCGGAAGCTACCTTCCAAAACAATCTGACTGCCATTGATTCTTATAAGACTGTTGTGAAGAACGCGATCTCAGGGATCGTATCTCAATTTCAAGGGATGTTGGATCAATCTTGCAACCAGGCCTCTCCTTGCTTATACAGACAAGCGAATAACGGAGGTTTGAATGCTGCGGGTCAGACAATGACTGCGCTCGTCACCAGTCTAAACACTGTATTGAACGATACTTCCTTAAATCCTACGAATATTCTCACTACAATCTCCGCTCAAATCAACAACTTTCTTTCAAGCCAAACGAACTCGGCTTACTTGACTTATGCGGATTATACAACAAGAATCGATACATTTCAAAATACATGGCCTCCTACTGCTTACGGGATAGGAGCTGATTGGAATTACATCATACAAGTTAATAATGGAAGTCGTAGTTTTAACAATGTTCCAGCTAATCAAAGAGCTGTATGGGAAAAGGATACTGCCGGACTTTTCTCGGGGGTAGGAGATTCTACATTCAAAGGGATTTTAAACGCGATCCATTCCGGAAATAACGGTGCTCTTGCCGGATATATTACCGCAAATTTGCAAAGCGGGCAGTCTTTGACAAATATCTTGGCAACTAACATTTACACAGATTGGAATAATGCAAAGAATAGCGATGGATTTGCATGGACTGGTACGAAAAACACACAAATGAATTTGCGTGCCAATAATGGAGATCCTTGGCATTGGGGTGCAGATAGGGCTACACTTGTACCGTTCCCTTGGGCTTGGACGGATTGGTTCCAGATGGGAAGTATCGGATATGAAGTAGTTTACGAGATGCATGATGGGCAAGCTGCGACGCAAGCAGCCTATTGGAACGGAAACTATGGTTCATTGAACGGGCAACTAAACCAATACCTTAACCAAATTACACCTGCTATACGAAACTGGGAATCCCAAGTTGCAAGTTATAACAGCTTCCATGAACAGTGGAAAGTAAGTGCGGACGCTTTGAAAGCTCAGGCAAAAACAGATTATGAAAACGCTCTGGTGGACTTGGAAGCGAAGAAGTCGGCTTGGGTTCAAAAGATGGAAGCCGAAAGACGGGATTCCATTCTCGAATGGAACAATTTAAGTGAGAAAGCAGCACAAGCACAATCAACTGCAGAATTGCAAAATGTAAATAAGCAATTATCATCGACTTACAATGCATCCATATCCGGATTGAATATTTCTACAAATGCTTCTGAGGTAATGAATTCTTACAACGGATCGATCAACGATTTGAGCAGTCGTGAATTCACCTTTGTAGAACCAACACCGATAGAAAGCCCTGTATTGAATAACGGACTCATCAATCCGAAAGATGCACTTTCCGCATTGAGTATCAGTGCATTGGGAAATAAAATCGTAAGTCAGGATATGGTATTTGGCCTGTCAGGTGCTTTGGGCGTAAACAGCATTCAAAAAGATGCCTTTGTTTACTCCAGCTTGAGTTCTGATGTCGCAGGTGCGGTAGGAGGGCTACTCGGTTCCGGCAGCACAGGAAGTAGCGGAGGGCAAAAGTTTTCCATTATGAATGCCGCTTCGGAAAAGACTGTCGATACTAGCCTAACGATTAACGGCAAAGACGTATCCGAAATATTCGGAAAGACTACGAACGGAGTGTATCAGTATTCACAACTCCTTTCCATCAATGAAAGCAATTCATTCACCGCAAAACAAGAACAAGCGAAATTAGTAAATCAAATGGCTTATACCATCGACTGGTCTACACGTGCAGGCGCCAAGTTGGATGACAATGGCAACTTGTCTTTGAACGCAGGTGGAATCGGAAATATCAGTAACGATCAGGTTCTTGCAATCCTCAAAAAACAATCCGAGTATTCTTATAAGGGAGAAAAGATGGAGGGGTATTGTGTACTCGGAGCTGCCGATTATACCTCTTGTCAGGAAAGAGAGAAGCGTCTATCCGATGCACAAACGGCAGATTTCAATGCAAAGTTCGCAGGTGAAATCGCATTACTAAAAAGCCAAGGATATGAGTTCCAAGGTGGAATGATTGTAAAATCCCTTAGCCGCGATGAAAAAATTCGAACCGGTCAGACAGATGCAGATATGAAACTGACTGATGCGGAGAAGCAACAAACCGGTTCATGTTATATTGATCCGGCGCAGTGTGCGGGTCTCATCAAACAAGAGTTCACAATCACTTATGACAACGTAGGCGGAGTGACGTTATCCAAAATCATCAGCGATGGTAAAATTGCCGGTAAAGGCGATAAAGGTTATTACTCTGGAACTCAAAATGAAACCAGGTATATCAGTTTATCAACTGTAAATCCAGTAACAGCCCCGAAAGGCAAAGACCTGTTTGATGAATGGGGAGAAGAAGATTGGAACGATGTTGAAGACCAAAAAACCGCAGTGATGAATGATTTTTTCACGAACGGACTCGGTCATGATTCCAAGATGTTGACTCAGGCAACAACGCAAATCCGAAATACGGAATCTACCAACGAGAAAAAATTCCAGGAAGCAAAAACCGCCCAAGAAGCAGCGGACTCCTTACTAAAAGATCTGCTCATCGCTTACATCTCCGGCGGTATGGCCGGTGTAAAAGCATCAATCAAAGGTAAAATAGAAGATCAAATAAACTCCGGTTTGGCGGCAGCATTTATCCGCGCAACAGGAGGAAGCGATGATCAAATCGCAATGGCAACCCAACTTGTTAGCTTTATGCGAGGCAAGATGCAAGAGCGTAAGATCAAGAGCAATATGGCCAAGAACAACCTGACCAATGTTGCGATGGGAGGACTTGCCATTATGACGGGTGGCGCATCTCTACTCTTGGGAAGTGCCATGGGAGCGATGGGTTCATTTGCCGCGGGAGTAGGCAGCATGTTTGGAAGTGCAACTGCAGTTCTGGGAGCAACATTCGGAAGTTCCATCGCAGGACTAACCGCTGGGGTGACAACAGCAGCTTATCGTGCGGTGGCTGGTGACAAAGCGGCGGATGCATTAGTTAATAAAATTTCCGGCCCTAAAGACCAATTAGCAGCGATCAAAGCAAACGAAAATGCAATCATCAAAACAGCGGCTACAGGTGCGATTGCAAATGCAACCGGTCTCCCTAAAGATTTGGTTGGTCAGTTGCTCACTGATTACCAAGGTGCACAAGCTGCTAAGAAAGTCAGAAAGGCTGTGAATTCGAATCCACTTGGAAATATAGGAAGCCAAGTAGTAGGTGCAGTCGGGGGAATTATCAAGACTGCGATCGTAGCAACAGGCGTACCGGAGCGGGACATCCAACGTGCATTAAGCGACGGAAATCGAATTATGTTTGCCGGTGTAACCGACGCTGGCATGGAAGCACAGTCCTTAGCTTACATGAACCAGGCGATGGGTATGTCCGCACCTGGGATGAAATATACATCGAACATCCCAACTTTGAAAAACAAAGAAGGTCTGGTAGAAGAGCTAGGCCAACGCATAGTAGTGGATGAGATCGTAAAGGCAACGGGAATGGATAAGGACGTTGCCGATGCGGCGTTCCGTAAACAATACGGAGCTATTAAACAGAAGAAAGCAGATAAGAAAGCACAAAGCTCAGCGATCCGATCGACCGTAGTAACGGCTGTTACCACCGCAGTGACACTAGGAGCAGCTGCAGCTGTAACAGGTCCGTTAGCAGCCGTGAATAGTGCACTCAGCTCGATAGGAAGTTTCGTGGGAGCCAGTGCGAACGCAGCGGTACAAGTGGGAGCCGCAGTTGTTAAAGGAGCGATCCAAGCAATAGATGGAGCCAGAAACGGAATCCAGGGAGTGCTCGCAGGAGTAGCCAATGGAGCGATTGGAGTTCTAACAGCGGGAGTGAGTCCTGGAGTTCCGATGGGAACGACATTTGAACCAGGAGCATTCTTAAGCACAGCAGCCTCGGCCCTTCAAAAGACAGGAGTGGGACTAGGAATTAGTTATGATCGTCAAGCAGGTTGGGGAGGAGCTGTTGGGATTGGAAACGGATCAGCGAATGCAAGTATCACGTTCAGCCAACATGGAGGATCTCAAATCAATGTAGGTGTGCAAGGTGCGACGATCAACTACAACACAGCGAACGGAACGTACGGAGCCGGATATACATACAATGCCGGAAATGGTTTTAGTGTAGGAGCTGCTTGGAACTCAGCGACAGGAGCATCGGCGACGGCTGGGTTAAACGTAAATGGTTATGGAGTTAGCATAACAGCGGATAGCCATGGAACATCAAGCACTGCCTCTGTGGGAGGAATTGCCCAAGGAACGAATGGTCCTGATGGATTCCATGCGGCAGAGATAGATTGGGTGGAACAGAATCTAGATCAAGCACGTAATAATAATGATGTAGAATTGGCGAGAAGGGTAAAAGTCGGAGAGGATAAGTATTTAGCAGAAAAATACAAATTAAGTCCAGAGGAAATAGATAAACTATCTCCAGATGCTAGAGATGCGTTGATAAAAGCAGCAGCGGTAGTATCAGGACCCCAAGGTAACGAAGCTTGGGGAACATCGAGATTAAGCGGTTTGGATCAGTTTGTAGGTGGGTTTACGGATGGAATCGCAAACGTAGCTAATTTCTATAATGGAGATGCGGCATCATCTGATGCAGTGTATGTAAGTCCGGATGGAACAGTACATCCTAGAACTTGTTTTACAGCGGGAACACTCATTCACACGAAAGACGGGTTGAAAGCTATTGAAGAGATTAAAGTAGGGGACGAAGTATTGTCCTGGAAAGAGGTTTCCCAAGAAATAAGTTATAAGCGTGTAACGGAACTATTTACACACGATGTAGAACTAATTTATGAAATAGAGATAGATAAAAAAGAAAAGCTTCAAACAACCTGGAATCATCCATTCTGGATAGTGGAAAAACAAGCATGGGTGGAAACAAAAGATCTGGAAATAGGAAATACTGTTCTTTTGAGTAACGGAAACAAATCTAGTATAACGAATGTTACATATAATAGTGTAGATTCTACAGCAGTCTATAACTTTGAAGTAGAAGAGAATCACACATACTACGTAGGAAAGAAAGGAGTATTGGTTCACAACTATTTAGAAAGTGTGTGGGATGCAGCAAGCTTGGGTATGGGAGTTGTTGCCTTGGCTGATGCAATAAATCGAGGTGATAATGTAGATATAGCGATTGCGGGAACATTTATTGTAATAGATGGAGTAGCCTTGGCATTGCCAGTAATTCCGGGAGGGGCGGGAGCTTGGCTTGCAGCCATCAAGGGAGGTCAAGTTGGAGTTAAAGCTGGCAAGGTTATATTAAAGAATTCTGATGAAGTAGTGGAGGCAGGTGTTAAGTTAAAAGGCGCTAATAATCCAAAGGTTAAAGCAGCTTTGGAAAAAGGAAAAAAAGCTCATGCGGAAATGGAATATCCCCCTGGATTTAAAAAGGAAGTTGTTTTACCTTCAGGAAAAAGAATGGATGCTTATAATAAAGCTTCAAAGGAGGTCATTGAGTTAAAGCCAAACAATCCTAGAGCAATTAAAAAAGGTGAAAAACAATTAAAAGAGTATTGTAATGAATGTGATAGAGTTTATGGACCTGGACATAAAGGAACAATAAATACTTATGAATGA
- a CDS encoding Crp/Fnr family transcriptional regulator: protein MNTDHLKRFLSEVSIRHFPKDQTVFLEGEETNGIMYFIFSGKLKVTKKTGNGEDLIIRQMGPGEFFGELALIQPSPRAATVIAIAEDTKLGIINREIFLGMGNESPAFLSVLLHSIIRRLSEVEEKVTERKEEIHSLLNHESLNQETVAVADPEATEPPNIPTETTPPEVEKK, encoded by the coding sequence ATGAATACGGATCATTTAAAACGTTTCCTAAGCGAAGTGAGCATTCGCCACTTTCCCAAAGATCAAACTGTATTTCTGGAAGGGGAAGAAACAAACGGAATCATGTATTTCATTTTTTCCGGAAAATTGAAAGTTACTAAAAAAACGGGAAACGGAGAAGATCTGATCATTCGCCAAATGGGTCCCGGAGAATTTTTCGGAGAATTGGCACTCATCCAACCTTCTCCCCGTGCGGCTACGGTCATTGCCATCGCGGAAGATACGAAACTAGGCATTATCAACCGGGAAATCTTTCTCGGGATGGGAAACGAAAGTCCCGCTTTCTTGTCCGTACTACTTCATAGCATCATTCGAAGGTTATCCGAGGTAGAAGAGAAAGTTACGGAAAGAAAAGAGGAAATCCACTCTCTCCTCAACCATGAAAGCTTAAATCAGGAGACCGTGGCAGTAGCTGATCCAGAGGCAACGGAACCACCTAACATTCCAACGGAAACAACTCCTCCTGAAGTGGAGAAAAAATAA